The Gallus gallus isolate bGalGal1 chromosome 3, bGalGal1.mat.broiler.GRCg7b, whole genome shotgun sequence genome window below encodes:
- the GINS1 gene encoding DNA replication complex GINS protein PSF1, whose amino-acid sequence MAGERAVGLVRELQSAAGGRLPPFRAEELRQTLEEMRTLYERNQADVSEAKSGRTDLIFLIRFRHCCLLRNQRCIVAYLYDRLLRIRALRWEYGSILPNTIQFHMAAEEVEWFNRYKKSLATYMRSVGGEEGLDLTQDIKPPKSLYIEVRCLRDYGEFEIDDGTTVLLKKNSQHFLPRWKCEQLIRQGVLEHILS is encoded by the exons ATGGCGGGGGAGCGGGCAGTCGGGCTGGTGCGGGAGCTGCAGAGCGCTGCGGGCGGGCGGCTGCCGCCTTTCCGG GCGGAGGAGCTGCGGCAGACGCTGGAGGAGATGCGGACGCTGTACGAGAGGAACCAGGCGGATGT GTCTGAAGCGAAGTCGGGGCGGACGGATCTGATTTTCCTCATCCGGTTTCGGCACTGTTGCCTGCTCCGCAACCAGCGCTGCATCGTGGCCTACCT GTATGACCGGCTGCTGCGCATCCGGGCGCTCCGGTGGGAGTATGGAAGCATCCTGCCCAACACCATCCAGTTCCACATGGCGGCCGAGGAA GTGGAGTGGTTCAATCGGTACAAGAAGTCCCTGGCTACCTACATGAGGTcagtgggaggagaggagggactGGACCTTACACAGGACATAAAGCCTCCTAAAAGCCTGTACATCGAA GTGCGGTGTTTGAGAGACTACGGAGAATTTGAGATCGATGATGGCACCACCGTCCTGTTGAAGAAGAACAGCCAG CACTTCTTGCCCCGCTGGAAATGTGAGCAGTTAATCAGACAAGGAGTCCTGGAGCACATTCTGTCGTAA